The Streptomyces sp. NBC_01298 genome contains the following window.
CGTCAAGCAGGGCATCACCCTCGAAGACTCGCCCGAAGGCACCCGCTGGTGGAAGGAAAAGACCCAATGACCTGGAAGACCCGGTTACCCCTTCTCGCAGAGAGCGTCATACCCCTCAGCCTCTGCGGCGCCCTGATGGACCACGTGAAGAGCGAGACCGCCCGGCCGCGCACCTTCCAGGGCGTCGTCGACGAGACGCTACGCAAGAGCGAGTACGTGGAGATCCCGACGGCGCTGGAGGAAGCGGTCATCTCCCACTGCATCCCCTACATCCGCGACCATTTCCAGGCCGTTCCGAAGCGGATACCCACCCAGCCGGCGGTCGTCTACCGCTACGGTCCTGGCGTTGGGTTCGTGGCGCACCACGACGAGGTCACCGACGTCGAGCGCGAGCGGGCCCGGACCAACGGACAGCCCGTCGTCGGCGGCGACCTCACCCTGCTCGTCTGGCTCAACACGCCGGACTCCTACTCCGGGGGCGAGCTGTTCTTCGAGAACCCGGCCCAGGAGATCAAGCCTCCCTGCGGCACGCTGGTCGCCTTCCCGGCCACCCGCGACCACATCCACGGCGTACGGCCGATCACGCGGGGAGAGCGCATCACCCTCGTCATCCGCACCGATGCCGAGAGCCTTGAGGGCCGCCGTACCGCGGCGATCACCGTCGAAGGCGTCGCGGCTCACCGCTGACTCGCCAGCAGCGATGTCTCGGCCAGGGCACGTGGACCCCGGTGGGAAATGACCCGGCCAGGACAGTGCAACAGCCTCGGGGCCAACGCGATTCTGCGTTGGCCCCGAGGCTGCTCGCGTGTTCTCGGGGTTTGTGGTGGGACGTCGTTGGCGTGTGGCCGGTTAGTCCTCTGCGTGTTCGGCGAGGTATTCGAGGGTGTCTTCCGCGGTGACGATGGGGAGCAGGCGTTCGTACTCGGCGTAGTCCTTGTCGGTCATGATGTCGATGGCGTCGTCGACCACGGAGCCCTCGGGGAGCTTGGCGAGGTACTTCAGAACCAGGTCGACGAAGTCCTGCCGCATCGCGTCGATGTCGCGCAGCCAGTCGGCCTCACGTCGCAACTGCGCCAGCCCGGCGGCCTGCTCTTCCGGGGTGA
Protein-coding sequences here:
- a CDS encoding 2OG-Fe(II) oxygenase, which translates into the protein MTWKTRLPLLAESVIPLSLCGALMDHVKSETARPRTFQGVVDETLRKSEYVEIPTALEEAVISHCIPYIRDHFQAVPKRIPTQPAVVYRYGPGVGFVAHHDEVTDVERERARTNGQPVVGGDLTLLVWLNTPDSYSGGELFFENPAQEIKPPCGTLVAFPATRDHIHGVRPITRGERITLVIRTDAESLEGRRTAAITVEGVAAHR